Genomic DNA from Desulfuromonas versatilis:
TTTCTGGTCGAAGACGAGGCCGCCCATCGGGAAATGCTTGCGGAGGCGTTGATCGACGCCGGCTATGAGGTAATTGCCGCGGCAACCGGGCAGCAGGCGCTGGATGCGTTGAGCCATTCGACTTTTGACGTGGCGCTGGTGGATATTTGCCTGCCGGATGTGGACGGGTTCGGAGTGCTGGACCTTCTGCGCACCCAGCAGCCCGCCTGCCCGGTTCTGCTCATGACCGGACAGGCCACCATCGAGGCGGCCGTATCCGCGATGAAAAGAGGGGCCTACGATTTTCTGGCCAAACCGTTTCGGCTTGAGCTCATGCTGCTTAAGCTGGAGCGCCTGTTTCAACTCGTTTCCCTGGAAAAGGAGAACCGCGACCTCAGAAAATCGACTCAAAATACAAACCTGGTCGGCAGCAGCCCCGAGTTCAGACGCTTTCTGGAAGCGGCCGAAAATGTCGCCGGCTCTTCCGCCACGATTCTCATCCAGGGGGAGAGCGGGACGGGCAAGGAACTGGTGGCGGATCTTATTCATTCCCGCAGCCCGGTCAAAGATGGTCCGCTGGTCAAGGTGAACTGCGGCGCCATCCCTGAATCCCTTCTGGAGGCAGAGCTTTTCGGGTACGGCAAAGGGGCCTTCACTGGGGCCGAGCGGGACCATCGGGGGTACCTGGAGCAGGCCCAGGATGGAACCTTGTTTCTGGATGAAATCGGCGAAATCCCCCATGCCATGCAGGTCAAACTGCTGCGGGTTCTGCAGGAGCGGCAGGTCCGACGCCTGGGAGGGGAGAAGGCCATTCCGGTGTCCTTTCGGCTGGTGGCCGCCACCAACCGGGACTTCAGCCAGTTGCGCGAAGAAGGGGTGATCCGCAAAGACTTTTTCTACCGTCTGCACGTCGTGCCCCTGAAACTCCCGCCGCTGCGCCGGAGGCAGGCCGACATTCCCTTGCTGGTTGACCATTTCATCCGCAAGTACGCCAACCGCTATGCCAAGCCTCCGATCCGGCTTCGTCCTGAATCCTTGGAAAGACTCCAGGCCTACCCTTTTCCCGGGAATGTGCGCGAACTGGAAAACCTCATCGAAAGGCTCCAGGTGATGAGTCCGGGGACGGAAATATCCCCTCGTGACCTGCCAATCGAAATGACCCGGCAGGCCAGTGAGGGCTCCCCGGTTTTTCAGTGTTTTCGAACCGAACTGCCGCTGAAGGAAGCCATCCATGATTTTGAAAGGCGCTTCATTCAGCGGGTGCTGGAAGAGGAGGGCGGGAACCGCACCGCCGCCGCCAAGCGCCTGGGGATCTCCCGAAAAAATCTGTGGGAGAAACTCGTCGACCGCTAATTCGTCACCGCTCTTTCGTCGTGATGCTTACCTGACTTTCCTTCAAGACTCCCACCGGCCATTTTCAAGCCGTCTTCCTCTGTCCGGCAAATCCCCGAGTGTTACTTTTTCGTAGCAGGAGCAGGCCTGGTTGCAAAAGGTCTTTTGTTTCAAATGGTTGGCTTGCCCTCATCGGGCGACGCTACCTCCGGGTAACGGTTGACTCCTTATGCCACACTTGAAAACTACAGTATTATCGATCACTTACGGTGGCATGGGATTTGCTCCTGCCTAACAAAGGTTAAAGACACAGTCGAGTTGCTGCAGTGCAAACCTGCTCCTCAATAACAGACAATGGAGGCGTTTATGAAACTGTCACGCAGAAAATTCCTGCAAGCTTCAGCTGCTACCGGGGGCGTTGTCCTGGCCGGTTGTGCGGGGAGAAAGCCCGAAACCAGTGCCATGACCGAAGCGCAGGCCAAGCCGAAATCCCCCGGCCAGGGAGAGTGGAAACCCAGCACCTGTCAGGGGTGCACCACCTGGTGCCCCGTCGAGGTGCTGGTGCAGGATGGACGGGTGGTTAAAGTACGGGGCAACCAGCGCTCGAAAAGCAACCACGGCTACGTCTGTCCCCGCGGCCATCTCTCCATCGGCCAGATGTACGACCCCGACCGCATCAAGGTGCCGATGAAGCGCACCAACCCGAAAAAGGGGCGGGGCGTCGATCCGAAGTTCGTGCCCATCAGCTGGGACGAGGCCCTGGAAACCGTCGCCGAGAAGATGATGGAGCTGCGCCGGGCCGGCGAACCCGAGAAGTTCATGCTGATGCGCGGCCGCTACACCTATTGTCGGGACGTCCTCTACGATGCGGTCCCCAAAATCTTCGGTTCCCCCAACAACATCTCCCACAGCGCCCTCTGCGCCGAGGCCGAGAAGTTCGGCGCCTACTACACCGAGGGGTACTGGGACTACCGCGACTACGACCTGGAGAACACCAAGTACGTCCTGCTGTTCGGCGGCGACCCCCTGGCCTCCAACCGCCAGGTGCCCAACGCGATTCACCAATGGGGCAAGGTCATGGATCAGGCGACCATCGCCGTGGTCGATCCGCGCTTCTCCGCCTCGGCGTCAAAGGCCCACGAGTGGCTGCCGGTTATCCCGGGACAGGACGGCGCCCTGGCGGTGGCCATGGCCCACGTGATCCTCACCCAGGGGTTGTGGAGCCGCGAATTCGTCGGCGATTTCCAGGACGGCCAGAACCGTTTCAAGGCCGGGCAGAGCGTCGATGAGGGCCTGTTCGACGAAAAGCTCACTAACGGTGTGGTCAAGTGGTGGAACCTGGAGCTCAAAGACCGCACGCCGGAGTGGGCCGCCGGCCTCTGCGGCATCCCTGCCGAGCAGATCGTGCGGGTTGCCAGCGGCCTGGCCAAGGCGGCACCCAACTGCATGGTCTGGATGGCGCCCGGCGCCGCCATGCAGCCGCGCGGCGCCTACGCGGCGTTTGCCGCCCATGCCCTCAACGGCCTGGTCGGCTCGGTGGACAGCGAGGGGGGGACCCTGCAAAAGATGAAGGCCCCCTACGAGCACATCCCCCTCTACGGCGACAAGTTCAAGCCCTACATCGACGAGATCGCCGCCAAGGGTGGCAAGCACAAGAAGATCGACCAGCGCGGCACCCTGGAATTCCCCGCCCTCGCCAGCGGCAAATCGGGCGGCGGGGTGGTCACCAACCGAGCCGCCGACGGCATCCTCAACGCCGATCCCTACGACATCAAGGTGGCCGTTGGCTACTGGAACAACTTCACCTTTTCCTGCACCGGAGCGGAGCGCTGGGAGAAGGCGATGGAAAAGATCCCCTTCTTCGTCCACATCACCACCAACCCGGCGGAGATGACCCAGTATGCCGACATCGTTCTGCCGGCGGCCTTCCACAAGTTCGAGCGCTGGGGGTTTGTACCCTCCAAGTTCAACCGTTACAGCTACATCAGTCTGCAGCAACCGGTGGTCAAACCTCTGTGGGACGTGCGCATCGACGAAACGGAAATCTCCTGGCTGCTGGCGGAGAAACTGAAGGAGAAAGGTTTCCCAAACCTCTACGACTATTTCCACAACGAGATGGTCGATCTGGAGACCGGCCAAAAGCCGACCAACTCTCAGGAGTTCGCTCTCTTTACCGTAAAATACATGACCCAGAACATGTGGGACCCGGCCAAGAACAAAGATGGTGACAAGTTCAGCGGCTGGAGTGAGTTTCTTGCCGCCGGGCTGTGGCAGTCGAGCCAGTATCCTTTCAAAATGAACTGGGGCAAGTGGAAGACCGAAACCAAGAAATTCGAATTCTACAGCGAGACCCTGAAAAAGGCCCTCACCGAACACGCCGAGAAAAACAAGGCGACGGTGGATGGCGTAATGGAAGCTGCCCAGTACGTTGCCCGGGGCGA
This window encodes:
- a CDS encoding molybdopterin-dependent oxidoreductase, with the translated sequence MKLSRRKFLQASAATGGVVLAGCAGRKPETSAMTEAQAKPKSPGQGEWKPSTCQGCTTWCPVEVLVQDGRVVKVRGNQRSKSNHGYVCPRGHLSIGQMYDPDRIKVPMKRTNPKKGRGVDPKFVPISWDEALETVAEKMMELRRAGEPEKFMLMRGRYTYCRDVLYDAVPKIFGSPNNISHSALCAEAEKFGAYYTEGYWDYRDYDLENTKYVLLFGGDPLASNRQVPNAIHQWGKVMDQATIAVVDPRFSASASKAHEWLPVIPGQDGALAVAMAHVILTQGLWSREFVGDFQDGQNRFKAGQSVDEGLFDEKLTNGVVKWWNLELKDRTPEWAAGLCGIPAEQIVRVASGLAKAAPNCMVWMAPGAAMQPRGAYAAFAAHALNGLVGSVDSEGGTLQKMKAPYEHIPLYGDKFKPYIDEIAAKGGKHKKIDQRGTLEFPALASGKSGGGVVTNRAADGILNADPYDIKVAVGYWNNFTFSCTGAERWEKAMEKIPFFVHITTNPAEMTQYADIVLPAAFHKFERWGFVPSKFNRYSYISLQQPVVKPLWDVRIDETEISWLLAEKLKEKGFPNLYDYFHNEMVDLETGQKPTNSQEFALFTVKYMTQNMWDPAKNKDGDKFSGWSEFLAAGLWQSSQYPFKMNWGKWKTETKKFEFYSETLKKALTEHAEKNKATVDGVMEAAQYVARGEQAFIPHYEPPKIHGDEKEFPFVFIDNKNRLNREARSANLPNFHEFTKVGPGDVSHQDALKINPADARILGLKDGDTVKVISPVAEMTVTVALWEGVRPGTVNKSYGQGHWAYGKVAAADYHAAKPRGGNNNEILVADYDRLSGSTARHAVTRVKIVKA
- a CDS encoding sigma-54-dependent transcriptional regulator encodes the protein MSHRVFLVEDEAAHREMLAEALIDAGYEVIAAATGQQALDALSHSTFDVALVDICLPDVDGFGVLDLLRTQQPACPVLLMTGQATIEAAVSAMKRGAYDFLAKPFRLELMLLKLERLFQLVSLEKENRDLRKSTQNTNLVGSSPEFRRFLEAAENVAGSSATILIQGESGTGKELVADLIHSRSPVKDGPLVKVNCGAIPESLLEAELFGYGKGAFTGAERDHRGYLEQAQDGTLFLDEIGEIPHAMQVKLLRVLQERQVRRLGGEKAIPVSFRLVAATNRDFSQLREEGVIRKDFFYRLHVVPLKLPPLRRRQADIPLLVDHFIRKYANRYAKPPIRLRPESLERLQAYPFPGNVRELENLIERLQVMSPGTEISPRDLPIEMTRQASEGSPVFQCFRTELPLKEAIHDFERRFIQRVLEEEGGNRTAAAKRLGISRKNLWEKLVDR